The Nitrospira sp. genome window below encodes:
- a CDS encoding chemotaxis protein CheA, which translates to MSTDLSRFQGAFFEESNEHLATLEEGLLQLEGRPGDLDLLNRIFRAAHSIKGNSGMFGFTAVGEFTHKMENILDVLRTGKMEVTKPLVDLLLEATDGLKGLVDAAKTNEAPNDAIVGPLSERLQAYAMGQVVAAPAMASVQETGPSPRRRYEITWAPTPAVFARGLHPSQILRELRDLGDFTCSVDIEHLPTIEELATDNTTLSFTVTLETDHTQKEIEDVFLFVEDDSVLTITEQSPVLDASEPTARHEPHETSDQPKPLGEILVEDGVISPDVLRHALSQQKRLGQILVEQHVATSQQIAHALDRQQKLAPAAASRKVETPSIRVDTDKIDKLINLVGELVITQSMLSDLGARFTIDKLPVLQERLTQLERNTREIQERVMAVRMLPIGTAFNRFPRLVRDLATKNGKQIQLVMSGEDTELDKTVIESIGDPLTHLIRNSTDHGLELPDERIAAGKPIQGMITLNAFHEGGSICITVEDDGRGLNRDKILAKALQQGLISEADKLSDEQIWPLIFRPGFSTADKVTDVSGRGVGMDVVKKNIEGLSGTVTIKTEAGKGTVFTLKLPLTLAIIDGLTVRIGPETYIVPLLSVIESIQPRQDSIKTVVKRGEVVNVRGAYLSVVRLADVFNVTPDVTDPERAILVILETEGERVAVMVDELLGQQQVVIKSLEKNFQKVEGLAGATILGDGTVGFILDVRGLIELARQSTATAA; encoded by the coding sequence ATGAGTACTGATCTCTCACGGTTTCAAGGGGCGTTTTTCGAGGAGTCCAATGAGCACCTTGCCACGCTGGAGGAGGGACTGCTCCAGCTCGAAGGACGGCCCGGAGATCTCGATCTTCTCAATCGCATCTTTCGCGCAGCACATTCCATCAAAGGCAACAGTGGCATGTTTGGGTTCACGGCGGTCGGCGAGTTCACTCATAAGATGGAAAATATCCTGGATGTGTTGCGCACCGGGAAGATGGAGGTGACGAAGCCCCTCGTGGATCTCTTACTGGAGGCCACCGATGGGTTGAAGGGGCTGGTGGATGCGGCGAAGACGAATGAGGCGCCGAATGACGCCATCGTAGGTCCGCTAAGCGAACGCTTGCAGGCCTATGCCATGGGGCAGGTTGTTGCTGCGCCTGCAATGGCATCAGTTCAGGAAACCGGTCCCTCCCCACGCCGGCGCTACGAAATTACCTGGGCCCCGACTCCGGCGGTCTTTGCGCGGGGGCTCCACCCGAGCCAGATCCTGCGCGAGCTGCGCGATCTTGGTGATTTCACCTGCTCGGTGGATATCGAACACCTCCCGACCATTGAAGAATTGGCCACGGACAACACAACGCTCTCCTTTACGGTCACCCTCGAAACGGATCATACACAGAAAGAGATCGAAGACGTCTTTCTCTTCGTCGAGGACGATAGTGTGTTGACGATCACGGAACAGTCCCCCGTCCTTGACGCATCGGAACCAACGGCACGTCACGAACCACATGAGACGAGCGACCAACCGAAGCCCCTCGGTGAGATCTTGGTCGAAGACGGGGTGATTTCACCGGACGTGCTGCGCCATGCGCTCTCCCAGCAAAAACGGCTGGGCCAAATTCTCGTCGAACAGCACGTTGCCACATCTCAGCAAATCGCCCACGCGCTGGACAGGCAGCAGAAACTGGCACCAGCGGCCGCGTCTCGCAAGGTCGAAACCCCATCCATCCGGGTGGATACGGACAAGATCGACAAGCTGATTAACCTGGTTGGCGAATTGGTGATCACCCAGTCCATGTTGAGTGATCTGGGCGCCCGCTTCACCATAGACAAACTGCCCGTGTTACAGGAGCGCCTCACCCAACTGGAGCGCAATACCCGCGAAATCCAGGAACGGGTCATGGCGGTCCGGATGCTGCCCATCGGCACGGCCTTCAACCGCTTTCCCCGTCTGGTCCGTGACCTAGCCACCAAGAACGGAAAACAGATCCAATTGGTCATGTCCGGCGAAGACACGGAACTGGACAAGACCGTGATCGAGTCCATCGGGGATCCTTTGACCCATCTGATAAGAAACTCCACGGATCACGGACTTGAACTCCCCGACGAACGGATCGCCGCCGGCAAGCCTATCCAGGGCATGATCACGCTCAATGCCTTCCATGAAGGGGGAAGCATTTGTATTACGGTCGAGGACGACGGGCGCGGCCTGAATCGCGACAAAATCCTGGCCAAAGCCCTCCAGCAGGGGTTGATCAGCGAAGCAGACAAGCTTTCCGATGAACAGATCTGGCCGTTGATCTTCCGGCCCGGCTTTTCCACCGCCGACAAGGTCACTGACGTGTCCGGCCGCGGTGTGGGCATGGATGTGGTCAAGAAGAACATCGAAGGACTGAGCGGAACCGTCACCATCAAAACTGAGGCCGGCAAGGGCACGGTCTTCACGCTGAAGCTGCCGCTGACTCTCGCGATCATTGATGGTTTGACAGTCCGCATCGGACCAGAAACGTACATTGTGCCGCTGCTTTCTGTCATCGAATCCATTCAGCCCAGACAGGACTCCATCAAAACCGTCGTGAAACGAGGTGAAGTAGTCAATGTGCGCGGCGCCTATCTCTCCGTAGTGCGCTTGGCTGACGTCTTCAACGTGACACCGGATGTCACCGATCCTGAACGAGCGATTCTGGTGATTCTGGAGACCGAAGGCGAACGAGTCGCCGTGATGGTGGACGAATTGCTGGGCCAACAGCAGGTCGTCATTAAGAGCCTGGAGAAGAACTTTCAGAAGGTAGAAGGCTTAGCGGGAGCGACCATCCTTGGTGACGGGACCGTGGGCTTCATTCTGGATGTCAGGGGGCTCATTGAATTGGCGAGGCAGAGCACGGCAACGGCGGCGTGA
- a CDS encoding response regulator has protein sequence MGKMVLVVDDSSTMRQMVAFTLTGAGFQVVEAGNGKEAVSKITGGAKPDLIVTDLNMPEMDGISLIREVRKMPALKFTPILMLTTESADDKKKDGQAAGATGWIVKPFNPEQMLKVIQKVLPA, from the coding sequence ATGGGGAAAATGGTCTTGGTCGTTGATGACTCTTCCACGATGCGACAGATGGTGGCCTTCACCTTGACCGGTGCAGGATTTCAAGTCGTCGAGGCAGGCAATGGCAAAGAAGCGGTGAGCAAGATCACTGGCGGGGCCAAACCTGATTTGATAGTGACCGACCTCAATATGCCTGAAATGGATGGTATTTCCCTGATTAGGGAAGTCCGCAAGATGCCAGCCCTCAAATTCACGCCTATTCTCATGCTCACCACGGAGTCGGCCGACGACAAAAAGAAAGATGGCCAGGCGGCGGGAGCGACCGGCTGGATCGTGAAACCATTCAATCCGGAACAAATGTTGAAGGTCATTCAGAAGGTGTTACCAGCATGA